In the Anastrepha obliqua isolate idAnaObli1 chromosome 1, idAnaObli1_1.0, whole genome shotgun sequence genome, one interval contains:
- the LOC129252763 gene encoding uncharacterized protein LOC129252763: MKRHICIHKITLALFVLCICGVKCEITIVPDALYYNITTTPRADLYHMHNQRQFTVNVKELEQSLLNFKASYHARLDVIGLNIDLLETKLEEVDNRLNPLMLLDDINDYCVQKHRVKLPQITQLTIKMKKCTLKGTNAYAGIVSAAERTLRNLKSYYTNTLASAVNDCKTKHAGNFAESNYTTCVSTAVNNAATKTHADTNKFQNQMKTAECTAGTKVREIFDCYSVKVFSAIKIIGEVMELVENCITGQKFCPSCGDETAFTKGRCPYHLGWHLAESDLTSEKINNPFKGISKTTPCLQINFINIRSA, encoded by the exons atgaaaagACATATTTGTATTCACAAAATTACGCTGGCACTTTTTGTGCTGTGCATTTGTGGCGTAAAG TGCGAAATCACAATTGTACCAGATGCTCTCTACTATAATATAACAACAACACCACGTGCCGATCTCTACCATATGCATAATCAGCGTCAGTTTACCGTCAATGTGAAGGAACTGGAGCAGAGCTTGCTGAACTTCAAGGCCAGCTATCATGCGCGCCTAGACGTTATCGGCCTAAATATAGATCTATTAGAGACGAAATTGGAGGAAGTGGATAATAGATTGAATCCGTTAATGCTGTTGGACGACATCAACGATTACTGTGTGCAAAAGCATCGCGTCAAACTGCCACAAATTACCCAATTGacaatcaaaatgaagaaatgtaCTCTGAAGGGTACCAATGCATACGCTGGCATTGTATCGGCTGCGGAAAGGACACTGAGGAATCTGAAGAGCTACTACACCAACACGCTCGCCTCAGCTGTGAATGATTGCAAGACGAAGCATGCGGGTAATTTTGCGGAGAGCAACTACACGACGTGCGTCTCAACAGCG gTGAACAATGCAGCAACAAAGACCCACGCCGATACGAATAAGTTCCAAAATCAAATGAAGACAGCTGAGTGCACTGCCGGCACGAAAGTGCGTGAGATCTTCGATTGCTATAGCGTAAAAGTGTTTTCCGCTATCAAAATTATTGGTGAAGTTATGGAATTGGTGGAGAATTGCATTACCGGTCAGAAGTTTTGCCCCTCTTGTGGTGATGAGACAGCATTCACAAAGGGTCGGTGTCCCTATCATTTGGGTTGGCATCTGGCCGAAAGCGACTTAACTAgcgagaaaataaataatcccttcaaaggaatctccaaaACGACACCCTGTCTGCAgatcaattttattaatatacgaAGCGCATAG